The following proteins are co-located in the Sulfurospirillum deleyianum DSM 6946 genome:
- the alaS gene encoding alanine--tRNA ligase translates to MDVRAEFLKFFEQKGHKVIESSPLVPDDATLLFTNAGMVPFKSVFTGEVPRPNPPRATTCQTCIRAGGKHNDLDNVGYTARHHTFFEMLGNFSFGDYFKEDAISHAWEFVTEVLKLPKEKLWVTVHESDDEAEEIWIKHIDASRIMRFGDKDNFWQMGDTGPCGPCSEIFIDQGAENFNTPEDYMGGDGDRFLEIWNLVFMQYERDKEGNLHPLPKPSIDTGMGLERVTAVQEGVFSNYDSSLFIPLTSKVAELCGKAYAYKTGASYRVIADHIRSVAFLVAQGVSFGRVGRGYVLRRILRRAVRHGYLLGLREPFMYKLLDTLCDLMGKQYPYLVAKKEGVAEQIKNEEESFFTTIASGLELFEKELPNTKAMFSGEVAFKLYDTYGFPLDLTADMLREKGLSVNEAEFEALMAEQKARSKASWKGSGDKATHGEFKPLLEKFGLNTFVGYTQKEVKTKVLALLDENFKEVESLDENGWVMFEKTPFYAMSGGQCGDEGSIEGYGKVLDTKKFFDLNLSLVELEKPLHVNDEVALVVDLSRLEIEKHHSATHLLHSALRTILGDHVAQAGSLVEKERLRFDFSHPKALSHEELSNIEAFVNRIIASGVAGETKLMNIEEAKKSGAMALFGEKYGSEVRVVSFGDASIELCGGTHVENVANIGSFFILKESGVSAGVRRIEAICGGAALAYAQALRTEMEAIKESVKHKEPLIGINRLKEEIKSLKTEVESLNAQAGKAVESLHVNGVELIVDVLGAGDIKARIDDLKNEKESVAVLLLQVKEDKVLIAAGVKNAPIKAGAWIKEIAPIVGGGGGGRDDFAQAGGKDASRVEEAKNAALAYAKSLL, encoded by the coding sequence ATGGATGTTAGAGCTGAGTTTTTAAAGTTTTTTGAACAAAAAGGTCATAAGGTCATTGAGAGTTCACCACTGGTTCCTGATGATGCGACGTTACTGTTTACCAATGCGGGAATGGTTCCTTTTAAGAGTGTTTTTACAGGTGAAGTGCCCAGACCTAACCCTCCACGTGCAACGACATGTCAGACATGTATTCGTGCGGGTGGTAAGCATAATGATTTAGATAACGTCGGTTATACCGCACGTCATCATACTTTTTTTGAGATGTTGGGTAACTTTTCTTTTGGAGATTATTTTAAAGAGGATGCGATTTCTCATGCGTGGGAATTTGTGACTGAAGTGTTAAAACTGCCTAAAGAGAAGCTTTGGGTAACGGTGCATGAGAGCGATGATGAGGCGGAGGAGATATGGATAAAGCATATTGATGCCTCTCGTATCATGCGTTTTGGGGATAAAGACAATTTTTGGCAAATGGGCGATACTGGTCCTTGTGGTCCTTGTAGTGAGATTTTTATTGACCAAGGAGCGGAGAATTTTAATACGCCAGAAGATTACATGGGTGGCGATGGGGATCGTTTTTTAGAGATTTGGAATCTCGTGTTTATGCAGTATGAACGTGATAAAGAGGGAAATTTACATCCCCTTCCTAAGCCTTCGATTGATACAGGTATGGGATTGGAGCGTGTGACCGCAGTGCAAGAGGGTGTTTTTAGTAACTACGATTCATCGTTGTTTATCCCTTTGACGAGTAAAGTAGCAGAACTATGCGGTAAAGCTTATGCGTATAAAACAGGAGCCAGTTACCGAGTTATTGCTGATCATATTCGCTCTGTTGCGTTTTTAGTGGCACAAGGAGTCAGCTTTGGTCGTGTGGGACGTGGTTATGTTTTACGACGTATTTTACGCCGTGCTGTACGTCATGGTTATCTCTTAGGACTTCGTGAGCCTTTTATGTACAAACTCTTAGATACGTTATGTGATCTTATGGGCAAACAATACCCTTATTTGGTCGCTAAAAAAGAGGGTGTGGCGGAGCAGATTAAAAACGAAGAGGAGAGCTTTTTTACAACGATTGCTTCAGGGCTAGAGTTATTTGAAAAAGAGCTACCCAATACCAAAGCGATGTTTAGCGGGGAAGTGGCATTTAAACTTTACGATACTTATGGTTTTCCACTCGATTTAACGGCGGATATGCTCAGAGAAAAAGGTTTAAGTGTCAATGAAGCGGAGTTTGAAGCATTAATGGCAGAACAAAAAGCACGTTCAAAAGCCTCATGGAAAGGCAGTGGCGATAAAGCAACGCATGGCGAGTTTAAACCGCTTTTAGAGAAATTTGGTTTAAATACCTTTGTAGGCTATACGCAAAAAGAGGTTAAAACAAAGGTTTTAGCCCTTTTGGATGAAAATTTTAAAGAGGTCGAGAGCTTAGACGAAAACGGCTGGGTCATGTTTGAAAAAACGCCATTTTATGCGATGAGTGGTGGTCAATGTGGTGATGAAGGAAGTATTGAAGGGTATGGTAAAGTGCTCGATACCAAGAAGTTTTTTGATTTAAATCTCTCCTTGGTAGAGCTTGAAAAACCTTTACATGTAAACGATGAGGTAGCACTTGTTGTGGATCTTTCTCGTTTAGAAATTGAAAAGCATCACAGTGCAACACACTTATTGCATAGTGCTTTGCGAACCATTTTAGGTGATCATGTTGCCCAAGCGGGTAGTTTGGTAGAAAAAGAGCGTTTGCGTTTTGACTTCTCCCATCCAAAAGCCTTGAGTCATGAAGAGCTTTCAAATATTGAAGCTTTTGTGAATCGCATCATTGCAAGTGGTGTTGCGGGTGAGACAAAACTGATGAATATTGAAGAGGCAAAAAAAAGCGGAGCTATGGCGCTTTTTGGTGAAAAATATGGCTCTGAAGTGCGTGTGGTGAGTTTTGGCGATGCGAGTATTGAGCTGTGCGGTGGAACGCATGTGGAAAATGTGGCGAACATTGGAAGCTTTTTCATTTTAAAAGAGAGTGGTGTCAGCGCAGGAGTTCGTCGTATTGAAGCGATTTGTGGAGGGGCTGCTTTAGCGTATGCACAAGCATTACGCACGGAGATGGAAGCGATTAAAGAGAGTGTGAAACACAAAGAACCGTTGATTGGTATTAACCGTCTTAAAGAAGAGATTAAGAGCTTAAAAACAGAAGTAGAGTCGCTTAATGCTCAAGCAGGTAAAGCCGTTGAATCTTTACATGTAAACGGTGTAGAGTTGATTGTGGATGTTTTAGGTGCGGGGGATATTAAAGCACGGATTGATGATTTGAAAAATGAGAAAGAGTCTGTGGCGGTGTTATTATTGCAAGTTAAAGAGGATAAAGTGCTTATTGCCGCAGGTGTTAAAAATGCACCAATTAAAGCGGGAGCATGGATTAAAGAGATTGCCCCTATCGTTGGTGGTGGTGGTGGTGGAAGGGATGATTTCGCACAAGCTGGAGGTAAGGATGCCTCTAGGGTTGAAGAGGCGAAAAATGCTGCATTGGCATACGCCAAATCCCTTTTGTAA
- the glnA gene encoding type I glutamate--ammonia ligase, with product MGKFVNSVEEFFKYCTDNEVEFVDFRFTDMKGTWHHVTYTIEAVNPDSFHSGIPFDGSSIEHWQPINKSDMLLKPEAETAFLDPFTADPTIVVFCDVYDIYKGELYEKCPRSIAKKTLQHLATTGLGDVAYFGPENEFFVFDDVKIRDDINCSYYEVDSEEGGWNSAKEYKDGYNTGHRPGTKGGYFPVPPIDSMVDLRAEMVQVLKQIGLEVFVVHHEVAQGQGEIGVKFGTLIEAADNVQKYKYVVKMVAHLNGKTATFMPKPLYGDNGSGMHVHQSIWKDGKNLFYKAGEYANLSDMARWYIGGILKHARSVAAFTNPSTNSYKRLIPGFEAPSILTYSMQNRSASCRIPYGAGEKSVRVEMRFPDSTACPYLAFSAMLLAGIDGINTKTEPIGPMDEDLFELTLDEIREKGINQMPHTLRGSLEALIRDNEYLNPVMSKEFIDTYQHYKFETQVWPDEARPTAFEFKTMFSC from the coding sequence ATGGGTAAGTTCGTGAACAGTGTTGAAGAATTTTTCAAATATTGTACCGATAATGAGGTTGAGTTTGTTGATTTTCGTTTTACCGATATGAAAGGAACATGGCATCATGTTACCTACACCATTGAAGCGGTCAATCCAGACTCTTTCCACAGCGGTATCCCTTTTGATGGCTCATCCATCGAACATTGGCAACCGATTAACAAATCTGACATGCTCCTCAAACCTGAAGCAGAAACAGCGTTCCTAGACCCTTTTACAGCAGATCCTACCATTGTTGTTTTTTGTGATGTCTATGACATTTACAAAGGTGAATTGTATGAAAAATGTCCACGTAGTATCGCCAAAAAAACATTACAACATTTAGCAACAACGGGCTTAGGTGATGTAGCTTACTTTGGACCTGAAAATGAATTTTTTGTGTTTGACGATGTCAAAATCAGAGATGACATCAACTGTTCTTACTATGAAGTGGATTCTGAAGAGGGTGGCTGGAACAGTGCGAAAGAGTACAAAGATGGTTACAACACAGGTCACCGCCCAGGAACAAAGGGAGGCTATTTCCCAGTGCCACCTATTGACTCTATGGTCGATTTACGTGCAGAAATGGTACAGGTGTTAAAACAAATTGGTCTTGAGGTTTTCGTGGTTCACCATGAAGTCGCACAAGGTCAAGGCGAAATCGGTGTGAAGTTTGGAACTCTTATCGAAGCAGCAGATAATGTACAAAAATACAAATATGTGGTTAAAATGGTTGCCCACCTCAACGGCAAAACAGCAACCTTTATGCCAAAACCACTTTACGGGGACAATGGTAGCGGTATGCACGTTCACCAATCTATCTGGAAAGATGGCAAAAACTTGTTTTACAAAGCAGGTGAATACGCAAACCTCAGCGATATGGCACGTTGGTACATCGGTGGTATTTTAAAACATGCACGTAGTGTTGCGGCATTTACAAACCCATCAACCAACTCTTATAAGCGTTTAATTCCAGGATTTGAAGCACCTTCCATTCTAACGTACTCTATGCAAAATCGCTCAGCTTCATGTCGTATTCCTTACGGTGCAGGTGAAAAATCAGTCCGTGTGGAGATGCGCTTCCCAGACTCAACAGCGTGCCCATACCTTGCCTTCTCAGCCATGCTTTTAGCGGGTATTGATGGTATCAACACCAAAACAGAGCCTATTGGTCCAATGGATGAGGATTTATTTGAATTGACACTTGATGAAATCAGAGAGAAAGGGATTAACCAAATGCCTCATACACTCAGAGGTTCTCTTGAAGCTTTGATTCGTGACAATGAGTATCTTAACCCTGTGATGTCTAAAGAGTTTATCGATACCTACCAACACTACAAATTTGAAACACAAGTCTGGCCAGATGAGGCAAGACCTACGGCATTTGAATTTAAAACCATGTTCTCATGCTAA
- the maf gene encoding septum formation inhibitor Maf, with product MMQQIVLGSSSQTRAEILRAHSIPFIQRECGFDEEQLSLQNPAHFVYHATKGKMQSYLASYALDRAVLCADTVVTAHGEILRKAKDVEDARRILERQSGSRVSILTCMMYKSAKCEMMDLSATHYRFKPFDKASLEAYLQGDEWKGKAGACMVEGFCKSYIEEVVGLESTAMGLSIEKLIPFLS from the coding sequence ATGATGCAACAAATCGTTTTAGGCTCATCTTCACAAACGAGAGCGGAAATTTTAAGGGCGCATAGTATTCCTTTTATTCAAAGGGAGTGTGGATTTGATGAAGAGCAGTTAAGCCTTCAAAATCCCGCACACTTTGTGTATCATGCGACCAAGGGTAAAATGCAAAGCTATCTTGCTTCTTATGCACTCGATAGAGCTGTTTTATGTGCCGATACGGTCGTCACCGCTCATGGAGAAATTCTTCGAAAAGCCAAAGATGTAGAGGATGCAAGACGCATTTTGGAGCGTCAAAGTGGAAGTCGTGTGAGCATCTTAACGTGTATGATGTATAAGTCCGCCAAATGCGAGATGATGGATTTAAGTGCGACACACTACCGTTTTAAACCTTTTGATAAAGCTTCTCTTGAAGCCTATTTACAAGGGGATGAATGGAAAGGCAAAGCAGGAGCGTGTATGGTGGAAGGGTTTTGTAAATCTTACATTGAAGAAGTGGTGGGACTTGAGAGTACAGCCATGGGGCTTAGCATTGAGAAGCTCATTCCTTTTTTATCTTAA
- a CDS encoding ATP-binding cassette domain-containing protein, with protein sequence MSFTCKSLKLESHEKVLVDISFSFQHTFAFIGESGSGKSLTLKALLGMLPKELTLHLEYDASYTLERGKSVALVPQNPFTALSPLTKIGQQFMQEKDVSVAYLEMVGLEASFLERFPSELSGGQLQRLIIAMALSLKPRLLLLDEPTTALDEGSKGVILSLIQSLQRSLGFDLLFVTHDIATVEDLCDEVGIIQQGKIVEQGKTKEILVAPKEAYTKQLLSSGFRQRSFRT encoded by the coding sequence TTGAGCTTTACATGTAAAAGCCTGAAACTTGAGAGTCACGAGAAAGTATTAGTTGATATCTCTTTTTCGTTTCAGCATACTTTTGCCTTTATTGGGGAGAGTGGGAGTGGTAAGAGTTTGACCCTCAAAGCACTCTTAGGGATGTTACCAAAAGAGCTCACACTGCATTTGGAGTATGATGCTTCCTATACCCTTGAAAGAGGAAAGAGTGTGGCATTGGTTCCTCAAAATCCCTTTACCGCACTCTCTCCCTTAACCAAAATAGGGCAGCAGTTTATGCAAGAAAAAGATGTCAGTGTTGCTTATTTGGAGATGGTTGGTTTAGAAGCTTCGTTTTTAGAGCGGTTTCCTTCTGAGCTTAGTGGTGGACAGTTACAGCGGTTGATTATCGCTATGGCATTAAGTTTGAAACCACGTTTGTTGTTATTGGATGAGCCGACTACGGCGCTGGATGAAGGAAGTAAAGGGGTGATTCTCTCGTTGATTCAAAGCTTACAGAGATCATTGGGATTTGATCTTTTATTTGTGACGCATGATATTGCAACGGTGGAAGATCTCTGTGATGAGGTAGGGATTATTCAGCAAGGGAAAATAGTTGAGCAAGGAAAAACAAAAGAGATTTTAGTGGCTCCAAAAGAGGCTTATACGAAGCAGCTTTTAAGCTCAGGATTTAGACAAAGGAGTTTTAGAACGTGA
- a CDS encoding aminotransferase class I/II-fold pyridoxal phosphate-dependent enzyme: MYHNELAAIAKSNRTRTRRLFDETLIDFCSNDYLGFAQKKALFNRAVTQVSMYKTHASKASMVVNGYHPIHEEFESFLTRTNGFEAGLVCGSGFLANFSLIEALPRKRDVLILDEEYHASGIVAAKRVDATLLFFRHNDATHLEHLINTHTHNRVIIAVEGIYSMSGDVLNPEIFEVADRYNAILIVDEAHSVGVLGENLRGVFDHFGITPKPNHIKMGTLGKALGSYGAYILCSEHIASFLQNRAKALIYTTAPSLFDIALGYQGFLYLLKNRAKIKAEIEQRQALLARALGMSIEGLICAYPLKEGVDALGVQRLLMEQGFLVGAIRPPTVEKPILRIIPQLGESLESLESLCDVLKKGDV, from the coding sequence ATGTATCACAATGAATTAGCCGCTATTGCTAAATCAAATCGCACACGTACACGAAGGCTCTTCGATGAGACGTTGATTGATTTTTGCTCCAATGATTATTTGGGTTTTGCGCAGAAAAAAGCACTCTTCAATCGAGCCGTCACGCAAGTTTCCATGTATAAAACCCATGCCTCCAAAGCGTCTATGGTGGTCAATGGCTATCATCCTATCCATGAAGAGTTTGAATCCTTTTTAACACGTACCAACGGTTTTGAAGCAGGTTTGGTCTGTGGGAGTGGTTTTTTAGCGAATTTTTCGTTGATTGAAGCTTTGCCTAGAAAACGAGATGTGTTAATTTTAGATGAAGAGTACCATGCCAGTGGCATAGTTGCTGCGAAACGGGTAGATGCAACACTGCTTTTCTTTCGCCACAACGATGCCACTCATCTTGAACATCTTATCAATACCCATACACACAATCGTGTGATTATTGCTGTTGAGGGTATTTACTCGATGAGTGGGGATGTGCTAAATCCTGAAATTTTTGAGGTAGCCGATCGCTACAATGCCATTTTAATTGTTGATGAAGCACACAGTGTAGGGGTTTTGGGTGAAAATCTTCGGGGTGTATTTGATCACTTTGGAATCACTCCCAAGCCTAATCATATCAAAATGGGCACGTTAGGAAAGGCCTTAGGCAGTTATGGAGCGTATATTTTATGTTCTGAACATATCGCCTCTTTTTTACAAAATCGTGCAAAAGCATTGATTTATACCACTGCACCTTCTTTATTTGATATTGCCTTAGGGTATCAGGGATTTTTATACCTTTTGAAAAATAGAGCAAAAATTAAAGCGGAGATAGAGCAACGTCAAGCACTTCTTGCCCGTGCGTTGGGCATGAGCATTGAAGGGCTTATTTGTGCCTATCCACTTAAAGAGGGCGTGGATGCTTTAGGGGTACAACGTTTATTGATGGAGCAGGGATTTTTAGTGGGGGCTATTCGTCCGCCTACGGTTGAGAAGCCTATTTTAAGGATTATTCCTCAGTTGGGTGAATCCTTAGAATCCCTAGAATCTTTGTGTGATGTGTTGAAAAAGGGTGATGTTTGA
- a CDS encoding penicillin-binding protein 1A, producing MRYIVTIFSMIIFAVVLAVLFLYAQVRFDANKIIDYKPKITTQIYDRNGELMANLFEEEHRLYVPYDEIPARVIEALVATEDTSFFEHGGINIEAIFRAIIKDIQAMKLVEGASTITQQLIKNTVLTRQKTLSRKINEAVLAYTVEAELSKEEILERYFNHVYFGHGYYGIKTAALGYFKKPLDRLTLKEIAMLVGLPKAPSSYDPTRHMDLSLGRANQVLNRMHSIGWISEGEYTKAMMEHPVVYDETLTRNRAPYVVDEVIKTLLPEYEDIKRGGYQIYTSVDLKLQQLAQESLKVGYEGMISRAGKKTDTSELNGAIVVVENNSGNILALVGGLDYAKSSFNRATQSKRQPGSSFKPFLYQKALDWGYSPLSEIPDISRTYVNSETDETWTPRNYENNFEGLITLKEALVHSRNLATINLLSLLGLDSVYKEFVKDGFKNLSMDLSIALGTFGISPLEFSSFYSMFPNYGVKVEPLLVKKVVNRYGEERVYESKNTEITSPKQSFLMLDMLKEVVNRGTGRNAQVAGIEIAGKTGTTNNNVDAWFCGFSPDIEVLTWYGNDNNTPMQRSETGGRAAAPAFKHFMSKYLELHPETTRKFSMPEGVSARKIDGVMEYFTDVSPLPKSSNKELKEEGGLIF from the coding sequence GTGAGATATATAGTAACAATTTTTTCAATGATTATTTTTGCCGTAGTGTTAGCGGTACTCTTTTTATATGCACAAGTACGTTTTGATGCTAATAAAATTATTGATTATAAGCCAAAGATTACGACGCAGATTTATGATAGAAATGGCGAATTAATGGCAAATCTTTTTGAAGAAGAACATCGTTTATATGTGCCTTATGATGAGATTCCTGCTCGTGTGATTGAAGCTTTGGTCGCGACGGAGGACACCTCTTTTTTTGAACATGGGGGGATTAATATTGAAGCGATTTTTCGAGCCATTATCAAAGATATTCAAGCGATGAAATTGGTTGAAGGGGCAAGTACGATTACGCAACAGCTCATTAAAAATACGGTTTTAACACGTCAAAAAACCTTGTCACGAAAGATTAATGAGGCTGTCTTGGCATACACGGTTGAAGCAGAGCTTAGTAAAGAAGAGATTTTAGAGCGTTACTTCAATCATGTCTATTTTGGGCATGGCTACTATGGGATTAAGACCGCAGCCCTTGGTTATTTTAAAAAGCCTTTGGATAGGCTGACATTAAAAGAGATTGCGATGCTCGTAGGGCTTCCCAAAGCACCTAGTTCGTATGACCCAACCCGTCATATGGATTTATCACTGGGCAGAGCCAATCAAGTCTTAAATCGTATGCATTCGATTGGATGGATTAGTGAGGGTGAATATACCAAAGCAATGATGGAACACCCTGTTGTTTACGATGAAACTCTCACTCGCAATCGTGCACCGTATGTGGTGGATGAAGTTATTAAAACGCTTTTACCCGAGTATGAAGATATTAAGCGTGGAGGGTATCAGATTTATACGAGCGTGGATTTGAAACTTCAACAGCTTGCGCAAGAATCACTCAAAGTGGGTTATGAGGGGATGATCTCTCGTGCGGGGAAAAAGACAGATACGTCAGAACTCAATGGCGCAATCGTGGTCGTTGAAAATAACTCAGGTAATATTTTGGCTTTGGTTGGGGGATTGGATTATGCAAAAAGCAGTTTCAACCGAGCGACCCAAAGCAAACGCCAACCAGGTTCTAGTTTTAAGCCTTTTTTATATCAAAAGGCGTTAGATTGGGGGTACTCTCCTTTAAGTGAGATTCCAGATATTTCACGAACGTATGTGAACAGCGAAACAGATGAGACATGGACACCTCGAAACTATGAAAATAATTTTGAGGGATTGATTACCCTCAAAGAAGCGTTAGTACATTCTCGCAACCTCGCAACCATCAATCTTCTCTCGTTATTGGGATTGGATAGTGTTTATAAAGAGTTTGTGAAAGATGGTTTTAAAAATCTCTCTATGGATCTTTCTATTGCTCTAGGAACCTTTGGCATTTCGCCTTTAGAATTTAGTTCTTTTTATTCGATGTTCCCTAATTATGGGGTAAAGGTAGAGCCTTTATTGGTGAAAAAAGTGGTCAATCGTTACGGGGAAGAGCGAGTCTATGAGTCCAAAAACACAGAGATAACTTCTCCAAAGCAGAGTTTTTTGATGCTGGATATGCTCAAAGAGGTGGTCAATCGAGGAACTGGACGTAACGCACAAGTAGCAGGGATTGAAATTGCTGGAAAGACAGGAACAACCAATAACAATGTCGATGCATGGTTTTGTGGTTTTTCTCCTGATATTGAAGTTTTAACATGGTACGGGAATGATAATAATACGCCGATGCAACGCAGTGAAACAGGTGGACGTGCGGCAGCTCCTGCGTTTAAACATTTTATGAGTAAATACCTTGAATTACATCCTGAAACAACCCGTAAGTTTAGTATGCCAGAAGGGGTCAGTGCTCGAAAAATAGATGGTGTTATGGAGTATTTTACCGATGTCTCTCCTCTGCCAAAATCGAGCAATAAAGAGCTTAAAGAAGAGGGCGGTTTGATTTTCTAA